One genomic window of Sodaliphilus pleomorphus includes the following:
- a CDS encoding DUF4435 domain-containing protein encodes MDIQLPHKSNGQEADVLRNARQITIIGANGSGKTRFCNWVLQQYPDRAYRISALRALFATSLKPKLKGSIDDIYDKINEMSTLDKGVAATEFDRLVYIMMVDEFRDLMNYKAHLLMQEHTEFPKTKLDTVVKMWQQVFPKNKVLRENGKLLFSTEGQEDRYTSLRLSDGEKTVLYYIGAVLYAMPGAVVLVDDPEVFIHQSMMSTLWNAIEEMRPDCTFVYNTHDIDFATSRIDNQCVWVKSFDPAASTWDYVVMPSSAKLDDGLYYDLLGSRKPVLFVEGDDTHSIDGRLYPLIFPEYTVKPLGSCNKVIESVRSFNDLKSFHHLDSRGIVDRDRRDDKEVEYLRQKKILVPNVAEIENILMLEGVIRAVARYQHKNENDVFFSVKKTVVKMFGDQLKSQALMHVRHRVKHYVEIRVDARFRNIGALEDHLLDLVNEINPRGMYENICRQFHTYLDNHDYAMILRVFNQKMMLGESNVASLCGLKSKDDYIKTVLTILKQNGREAEAIRAAIKQCFGLSPDGEVLDTAQQ; translated from the coding sequence ATGGATATTCAGCTTCCTCACAAGAGCAACGGCCAGGAGGCCGACGTGCTGCGCAACGCGCGACAAATCACCATCATAGGCGCCAACGGCAGCGGCAAGACCCGCTTCTGCAACTGGGTGCTGCAACAATACCCCGACAGGGCCTACCGCATCTCGGCGCTGCGGGCGCTTTTTGCCACCAGCCTCAAGCCCAAGCTCAAGGGGTCGATCGACGACATATACGACAAAATCAACGAGATGTCGACCCTCGACAAGGGCGTGGCGGCCACCGAGTTTGACCGGCTGGTCTACATCATGATGGTCGACGAGTTTCGCGACCTGATGAACTACAAGGCCCACCTGCTCATGCAGGAACACACGGAGTTTCCCAAGACCAAGCTCGACACCGTGGTGAAGATGTGGCAGCAGGTGTTTCCCAAGAACAAGGTGCTGCGCGAAAACGGCAAGCTGCTCTTCTCGACCGAGGGGCAGGAAGACCGCTACACGTCGCTGCGGCTGAGCGACGGCGAGAAGACGGTGCTCTACTACATAGGGGCGGTGCTCTATGCCATGCCCGGGGCAGTGGTGCTGGTCGACGACCCCGAGGTATTTATCCACCAGTCGATGATGTCGACCTTGTGGAATGCCATCGAGGAGATGCGGCCCGACTGCACCTTTGTGTACAACACCCACGACATCGACTTTGCCACCAGCCGCATCGACAACCAGTGTGTGTGGGTCAAGAGCTTTGACCCGGCGGCCAGCACGTGGGACTATGTGGTGATGCCCTCGAGCGCGAAGCTCGACGACGGGCTCTACTACGACCTGCTGGGCAGCCGCAAGCCAGTGCTCTTTGTCGAGGGCGACGACACCCACAGCATCGACGGACGCCTGTACCCGCTCATCTTTCCCGAGTACACCGTCAAGCCGCTGGGCAGCTGCAACAAGGTGATAGAGAGTGTGCGCTCGTTCAACGACCTCAAGTCGTTTCACCATCTCGACAGCCGCGGCATCGTCGACCGCGACCGCCGCGACGACAAGGAGGTGGAATACCTGCGCCAGAAGAAGATACTCGTGCCCAATGTGGCCGAGATTGAAAACATACTCATGCTCGAGGGCGTGATACGCGCTGTGGCCCGCTACCAGCACAAGAACGAGAACGATGTGTTTTTCAGCGTGAAGAAGACCGTGGTCAAGATGTTTGGCGATCAACTCAAGTCGCAGGCCCTGATGCACGTGCGCCATCGCGTGAAGCACTATGTGGAGATAAGGGTCGACGCCCGCTTCCGCAACATCGGCGCGCTCGAAGACCACTTGCTCGACCTGGTGAACGAGATCAACCCGCGCGGCATGTACGAGAACATATGCCGCCAGTTTCACACGTATCTCGACAACCACGACTATGCCATGATACTGCGTGTGTTCAACCAGAAGATGATGCTGGGCGAGAGCAACGTGGCCAGTCTGTGCGGCCTCAAGAGCAAGGACGACTACATCAAGACCGTGCTCACCATCCTCAAGCAAAACGGCCGCGAGGCCGAGGCCATACGCGCAGCCATCAAGCAATGTTTCGGGCTCAGTCCCGACGGGGAGGTCCTCGATACCGCACAACAATAA
- a CDS encoding isochorismatase family protein — MEEKKLLLIVDPQVDFITGTLPVPGAEQAMNDLARYIIDHDGDYHAKVVTGDWHPLDHCSFEPNGGQWPVHCVQHSPGAATWWPLLEALYSTRGATEFLTKGDDKSREEYSIMQNPDSGAFLTWLLAGKSKYTQVHVCGLAGDVCVLNTLRDLMPLCGSRIKVLEQYAPSLDGGKALSSFLAGR, encoded by the coding sequence ATGGAAGAAAAAAAACTGCTACTCATCGTCGACCCTCAGGTCGACTTCATCACCGGCACACTGCCAGTGCCCGGAGCCGAGCAGGCCATGAACGACCTGGCTCGCTACATCATCGATCACGACGGCGACTACCATGCCAAGGTGGTGACAGGCGACTGGCACCCGCTCGACCACTGCTCGTTCGAGCCCAATGGCGGCCAGTGGCCGGTGCACTGCGTGCAGCACAGCCCGGGAGCCGCCACGTGGTGGCCGCTGCTCGAGGCGCTCTACAGCACGCGCGGTGCCACCGAGTTTCTCACCAAGGGCGACGACAAGAGCCGCGAGGAGTACAGCATCATGCAAAATCCCGATTCGGGCGCCTTTCTCACCTGGCTGCTTGCCGGCAAGAGCAAGTACACCCAGGTGCACGTGTGCGGCCTGGCCGGCGATGTGTGTGTGCTCAACACGTTGCGCGACTTGATGCCCCTGTGCGGCAGCCGCATCAAGGTGCTTGAGCAATATGCTCCCTCGCTCGACGGCGGCAAGGCCCTCAGTAGCTTCCTTGCGGGCCGTTGA
- a CDS encoding PspC domain-containing protein, whose product MYNNSNRLYRSSTDKVLAGVCGGLGDYFNIDPTIIRIIYVLLTVFSAAFPGVVAYIIMALIMPQEPPTFNGPQGSY is encoded by the coding sequence ATGTACAACAACAGTAACCGATTGTATCGCTCAAGCACCGACAAGGTGCTGGCCGGCGTGTGCGGCGGCCTGGGCGATTATTTCAACATCGACCCCACCATCATCAGAATCATCTATGTACTGCTCACGGTATTCAGCGCCGCATTTCCCGGTGTTGTGGCCTACATCATCATGGCCCTGATCATGCCGCAGGAGCCGCCCACCTTCAACGGCCCGCAAGGAAGCTACTGA
- a CDS encoding leucine-rich repeat domain-containing protein, protein MQLHKIFTMVALLLTLSASAAVSSRFYDVDGLRYSVNAETKEATLVANQYTLSDVAVPSSITVDGTAYQVTALGPLCFKGCTDLVSVTLPSSVKKLGNLCFYNCTSLESITIPNSVTRMGLRCFSGCTSLEKITLSSALKRLEKETFYNCTSLESITIPDAVTMLGDGCFQGCTGLASVSLGKAVTTLGEFCFNGCTSLESITLPDAVTTLGDYCFAECTSLKSVSMTGKVNVSRTSFYKCPNLM, encoded by the coding sequence ATGCAATTACATAAAATCTTCACGATGGTGGCATTGTTGTTGACATTGTCGGCATCGGCAGCCGTGAGCTCGCGCTTCTACGACGTCGACGGGCTGCGTTACAGTGTGAATGCCGAGACCAAAGAGGCCACCCTGGTAGCCAACCAATACACCCTGAGCGACGTCGCGGTGCCCTCAAGCATCACCGTCGACGGCACTGCCTATCAGGTGACCGCTCTTGGACCCCTGTGTTTCAAGGGTTGCACCGATCTGGTCAGTGTCACTCTTCCAAGCTCGGTGAAGAAATTGGGTAATCTGTGTTTCTACAACTGCACGAGCCTGGAGAGCATCACCATCCCCAACTCGGTGACCCGCATGGGCCTGAGGTGCTTCAGCGGCTGCACGTCGCTTGAGAAGATTACCTTGAGCAGTGCATTGAAACGGCTGGAGAAAGAAACCTTCTACAACTGCACGAGCCTGGAGAGCATCACCATTCCCGATGCCGTGACCATGCTGGGCGATGGCTGCTTCCAGGGCTGCACAGGGCTTGCAAGCGTGAGCCTGGGCAAGGCTGTGACCACGCTGGGCGAGTTTTGCTTCAATGGCTGCACGAGCCTCGAGAGCATCACGCTGCCCGACGCTGTGACCACGCTGGGCGACTACTGCTTTGCCGAGTGCACGAGCCTGAAGAGCGTTTCCATGACAGGAAAGGTGAATGTGAGCCGCACCAGCTTCTACAAGTGCCCCAACTTGATGTAG
- a CDS encoding carboxypeptidase-like regulatory domain-containing protein, translating into MKLIMKHFVFALAMLQALCLCAQTTGVVVDENKQPLPAATVSLYRMGEEKTMTGVMTDSLGQFELGTQKGQDYVITISFMGYTPQHIECRNVPGKFELGTIAMEPESQTLSGVTVTASSVIRKADRQIVIPSQLQRKTSSNGVALLQHLQLSRISVNTLNGSVTTTTGDAVELRINGVKAEIQDVKALQPADVLKVEYHDNPGLRYGNVSAVIDIILKEKTAGGNVSGELMNTINPLGIGDYQLSSNYHAGKSSVKASVNWNRRDLNWYRENTESFNATSPAIENQEIGQKTKAKYDNVNLSVGYDYTNGGNQLSVTFRDLYNKTPNSVSDRNSLLEQEGTTYTVTDRTRTNSNSPSLDVYYQREFAKDKHLYLDLTGTYINSASHRLYRQADGTDTQKITSDVDGDKYSAIAEAIYEQNVKDSRFSFGLRHQQSHTRNIYTGTDSSTVKMNNNETYAFGEWYSKLGRFDYTLGLGVMRTHLSQGGAKQDKYILRPTIQLGYRFGNHVRVRYKGYIGGYAPSLSDLSDVEQQIDIYQLRRGNPNLHTVTFYSNEFSLSVDTKWFSAEWFTRYSYDDKPFMEQTTYEDGMYIRSYANQKGFHRLNSQVSIQAQPWAEHLMIQVTPYVNRYISKGNDYTHTHTNWGVRGNLMAMYNNWYMGANVETSFHNLWGETINKDEASHSLVAGYNRERWGVELQFQNIFSSHYEMSVENRSRLAPYRQLMWSKNLCRVFGIDVHFNLDFGKHRSQAEQRIKNSDTDAGIMSGAK; encoded by the coding sequence ATGAAACTCATAATGAAGCACTTTGTCTTTGCGCTTGCCATGCTGCAAGCCTTGTGCCTGTGCGCACAAACCACGGGCGTCGTTGTCGACGAGAACAAGCAGCCGTTGCCTGCGGCCACAGTTTCGCTCTACCGCATGGGCGAGGAGAAAACCATGACAGGCGTCATGACCGACAGCCTTGGTCAATTTGAACTCGGCACCCAGAAGGGGCAGGACTATGTGATCACGATCTCCTTTATGGGATACACCCCCCAACACATAGAGTGCCGCAACGTGCCTGGAAAGTTCGAACTGGGCACCATAGCAATGGAGCCTGAGAGCCAGACGCTGAGCGGCGTCACAGTCACGGCCAGCAGCGTGATAAGGAAAGCCGACCGGCAAATCGTGATACCCTCGCAGTTGCAGCGCAAGACCTCGAGCAATGGCGTGGCCCTGTTGCAGCACCTGCAGCTGTCGCGCATCAGCGTGAACACGCTCAATGGCTCGGTGACCACTACCACGGGCGATGCCGTGGAGCTGCGCATCAACGGTGTGAAGGCCGAGATACAAGATGTGAAGGCGCTGCAGCCCGCCGATGTGCTCAAGGTGGAGTATCACGACAACCCTGGCTTGAGATATGGAAACGTCTCGGCTGTGATCGACATTATCTTGAAAGAGAAGACTGCGGGCGGCAACGTATCGGGCGAGCTGATGAACACCATCAACCCTTTGGGCATCGGCGACTACCAGCTGTCGAGCAATTACCACGCCGGCAAGTCGAGCGTGAAAGCCTCAGTGAACTGGAACCGCCGGGACTTGAACTGGTATAGGGAGAACACAGAGTCGTTCAACGCCACGTCACCCGCAATAGAGAACCAGGAAATCGGGCAGAAAACCAAGGCAAAGTACGACAACGTGAACCTGAGTGTGGGCTACGACTATACCAACGGGGGCAACCAGTTAAGCGTCACCTTCCGCGACCTGTACAACAAAACGCCCAACTCGGTGTCGGACCGCAACTCGCTGTTAGAGCAGGAAGGTACCACCTACACAGTAACCGACCGCACCCGGACCAACAGCAACAGTCCGTCGCTCGACGTGTACTACCAACGTGAGTTCGCCAAAGACAAGCACCTATACCTCGACCTTACTGGCACTTATATCAACAGCGCCAGCCACCGCTTGTATAGGCAAGCCGATGGTACGGACACGCAGAAGATAACCTCTGACGTGGACGGCGATAAATATTCCGCCATCGCCGAGGCCATCTATGAGCAGAATGTCAAGGACTCGCGTTTCTCGTTTGGACTGCGCCACCAGCAGTCGCACACGCGCAACATCTACACAGGCACCGACAGCTCGACGGTGAAGATGAACAACAACGAGACCTACGCCTTCGGCGAGTGGTATTCCAAGTTGGGACGCTTTGACTACACTCTGGGGCTTGGCGTCATGCGCACCCACCTGAGTCAGGGCGGTGCCAAGCAGGATAAATACATCTTGCGCCCCACCATTCAATTGGGTTATCGCTTCGGCAATCACGTCAGGGTGCGATACAAGGGTTATATAGGCGGCTATGCGCCTTCGCTCTCCGACCTAAGTGATGTGGAGCAGCAGATAGACATCTACCAGCTGCGCCGCGGCAATCCCAACCTGCACACCGTCACGTTCTATAGCAATGAGTTCTCGCTGAGCGTCGACACCAAGTGGTTCAGTGCCGAGTGGTTCACCCGCTACAGCTACGATGACAAGCCGTTTATGGAGCAAACGACCTATGAGGACGGCATGTACATCCGCAGCTATGCCAACCAGAAGGGCTTTCACCGCCTCAACTCGCAGGTGAGCATTCAGGCTCAACCCTGGGCCGAGCACCTGATGATACAGGTCACACCCTATGTGAACCGCTACATCAGCAAGGGCAACGACTACACCCACACCCACACCAACTGGGGCGTGCGCGGCAACTTGATGGCCATGTACAACAACTGGTATATGGGCGCCAACGTGGAAACGAGCTTCCACAACCTGTGGGGCGAGACCATCAATAAGGACGAGGCTTCTCACAGCTTGGTGGCGGGTTACAACCGGGAGCGTTGGGGCGTGGAACTGCAGTTTCAGAATATCTTCAGCTCGCACTATGAGATGTCGGTCGAGAACCGCTCCAGGCTCGCCCCCTACAGGCAGCTCATGTGGTCTAAGAACTTGTGTCGCGTGTTTGGCATCGACGTTCACTTCAATCTCGACTTCGGCAAGCACCGCTCGCAGGCCGAGCAGCGCATCAAGAACTCCGACACCGACGCTGGTATCATGTCGGGAGCGAAATGA
- a CDS encoding glycosyltransferase, producing MDKQVFQTDSRSRWNKFKLTIGTLVVLIVVLTATFITMLFFDRAPGFPFHDSFKSALLAEKPLMKKNQLSEQYKGYRKFFDTEKAHNGYVQWKRQHIKKYNRYAGQKGSAVYKNIDSWQAMPAGLRAGFYVNWDPQSYASLKQGISKMNLVLPEWIFLNPSTLKAETRIDGKGLSLMRKAGVPVMPMLTNAWNGEFNARGISRVLHSRKLTQALINQLVTLCKKHNFVGINLDLEELAESDNSHLTAFVSQLGDALHSNGLYLTQDIMAYNEDYDVRELAKYTDYLFLMAYDEHNTLSAPGDISSQDFIERSVDDIARKIPNEKIVLCMAAYGYDWTAQGDNNQSLSYHDAISRAADSGDHIVYDQDSYGLSYAYYDDRQVEHKVYFNDAATNFNTMRFGCDYGLAGFAVWRLGTEDDRLWTFYSRNLVKSQAARLPVGTLEHLHGSHQANYIGEGEILNLIGTPRDGRCHIDMDNTDILIAAEDYIVLPTSYELQKFGSCGSKDLLLTFDDGPDARWTPQVLDILNKRHLHAAFFMVGINVEKNLPIVRKVYNSGNMIGNHTFDHPNIAQCTRRHTAMELRLTRLLIESITGHSTLLFRAPYNADSDPSGRDELLPLVEARKENYLDVGESIDPEDWEPGVTADQIYHRVIKGVENGNGHIILLHDAGGTTRKETLKALPRIIDTLQARGYRFITIPQYLHQSKQVLMPEIDKGKEYYAMQANLTLASAVYYMSDFINALFIIFLVLGIGRLVFMLALVVKEHRRNLALPSQLPAQPPLVSIIVPAYNEQVNVVNTLHNLLKQDYPNYDIILVDDGSTDDTFKEVTRAFAGHERMQLLTKPNGGKASALNYGIAHTQAQYVVCIDADTQLYHNAVSLLMRHFFADKQGRVGAVAGNVKVGNKVNMLTQWQAIEYTTSQNFDRQAYAAINAITVVPGAIGAFRRQAIIDAGGLTTDTLAEDCDLTMRILKAGYVIGNENHAIAMTEAPEKLRQFMKQRTRWCFGIMQTFWKHRGEMFKRRYKGLGLWALPNMLLFQFIIPTFSPIADLLMILGLFTGNIGKVLLYYCIFLVVDASISIMAYLYEHERLWGLLWIIPQRLCYRWIMYVVLFGSYLKAIKGELQQWGVLKRTGTVKNI from the coding sequence ATGGACAAGCAGGTATTCCAGACCGACTCCAGGTCGCGCTGGAACAAGTTTAAACTCACTATAGGCACACTGGTGGTGCTCATCGTTGTGCTCACAGCCACATTTATCACAATGCTCTTCTTCGACCGCGCTCCGGGATTCCCCTTCCACGACAGCTTCAAGAGCGCGCTGCTGGCCGAGAAGCCGCTCATGAAGAAGAACCAGCTCTCGGAGCAGTACAAGGGCTACCGCAAGTTTTTCGACACCGAGAAGGCCCACAACGGCTATGTGCAGTGGAAGCGGCAGCACATCAAGAAATACAACCGCTATGCCGGCCAAAAAGGCTCGGCCGTGTACAAGAACATCGACTCGTGGCAGGCCATGCCGGCCGGGCTGCGTGCCGGCTTCTATGTGAACTGGGACCCGCAGTCCTATGCCTCGCTCAAGCAAGGCATCTCCAAGATGAACCTTGTGCTGCCCGAGTGGATATTTCTCAACCCGTCGACCCTCAAGGCCGAAACCCGAATCGACGGCAAGGGACTCTCGCTCATGCGCAAGGCAGGCGTACCCGTCATGCCCATGCTCACCAACGCCTGGAACGGCGAGTTCAACGCCCGCGGCATCTCGCGCGTGCTGCACAGCCGCAAGCTCACGCAGGCACTCATCAATCAGCTCGTGACGCTGTGCAAGAAGCACAACTTTGTGGGCATCAACCTCGACCTTGAGGAGCTTGCCGAAAGCGACAACAGCCATCTCACCGCCTTTGTGAGCCAGCTGGGCGACGCCCTGCACAGCAACGGCCTCTATCTCACCCAGGACATCATGGCCTACAACGAGGACTATGACGTGCGCGAGCTGGCCAAGTACACCGACTATCTGTTTCTCATGGCCTACGACGAGCACAACACGCTCTCGGCACCGGGCGACATCTCGAGCCAAGACTTCATCGAGCGAAGCGTCGACGACATCGCACGCAAGATACCCAACGAGAAAATCGTGCTCTGCATGGCCGCCTACGGCTACGACTGGACAGCCCAGGGCGACAACAACCAGAGCCTGTCTTATCACGACGCCATCTCGCGGGCTGCCGACAGCGGCGACCACATCGTCTACGACCAAGACAGCTACGGGTTGAGCTATGCCTACTACGACGACCGGCAAGTGGAACACAAGGTGTACTTCAACGACGCCGCAACCAACTTCAACACCATGCGCTTCGGGTGCGACTACGGGCTGGCAGGCTTTGCCGTGTGGCGCCTGGGCACCGAGGACGACCGCCTGTGGACGTTCTACAGCCGCAACCTGGTCAAGAGCCAGGCAGCACGCCTGCCCGTGGGCACACTCGAGCACCTGCACGGCAGCCACCAGGCCAACTACATAGGCGAGGGCGAGATCCTCAACCTCATAGGCACGCCACGCGACGGCCGCTGCCACATCGACATGGACAACACCGACATTCTCATCGCTGCCGAAGACTACATCGTCCTGCCCACGTCCTACGAGCTGCAGAAGTTTGGCAGTTGCGGCAGCAAGGACTTGCTGCTCACCTTCGACGACGGCCCCGACGCCCGATGGACACCCCAGGTGCTCGACATCCTCAACAAGCGGCACCTGCACGCCGCCTTCTTCATGGTGGGCATCAACGTCGAGAAGAACCTGCCCATCGTGCGCAAGGTGTACAACAGCGGTAACATGATAGGCAATCACACCTTCGACCACCCCAACATTGCCCAGTGCACACGGCGGCACACCGCTATGGAGCTGCGGCTCACGCGCCTGCTCATCGAGAGCATAACGGGGCACTCCACGCTACTCTTCCGCGCCCCCTACAATGCCGACAGCGACCCATCGGGCCGCGACGAGCTGCTGCCGCTGGTAGAGGCGCGCAAAGAGAACTATCTCGACGTGGGCGAGAGCATCGACCCCGAGGACTGGGAACCTGGCGTGACGGCCGACCAAATCTACCACCGCGTGATAAAAGGAGTGGAAAACGGCAACGGCCACATCATCTTGCTGCACGATGCCGGCGGCACCACCCGCAAGGAGACCCTCAAAGCCCTGCCCCGCATCATCGACACCCTGCAGGCCCGCGGCTACCGCTTCATCACCATTCCGCAGTATCTGCACCAAAGCAAGCAAGTGCTCATGCCCGAAATCGACAAGGGCAAGGAGTACTATGCCATGCAGGCCAACCTCACGCTGGCCAGCGCCGTGTACTACATGAGCGACTTCATCAACGCGCTCTTCATCATCTTCCTGGTACTGGGCATAGGGCGGCTGGTCTTCATGCTCGCACTCGTGGTCAAGGAGCACAGGCGCAACCTTGCCCTACCCTCCCAACTGCCGGCGCAGCCCCCGCTGGTGTCGATCATCGTGCCGGCCTACAACGAGCAGGTGAACGTGGTCAACACCCTGCACAACCTGCTCAAGCAGGACTATCCCAACTACGACATCATCCTCGTCGACGACGGCAGCACCGACGACACCTTCAAGGAAGTGACCCGAGCCTTCGCCGGGCACGAGCGCATGCAGCTGCTCACCAAGCCCAACGGGGGCAAGGCCTCGGCCCTGAACTACGGCATCGCCCACACCCAGGCCCAGTATGTGGTGTGCATCGATGCCGACACGCAGCTCTACCACAATGCCGTGAGCCTGCTCATGCGGCACTTCTTTGCCGACAAGCAAGGCCGCGTGGGCGCCGTGGCCGGCAACGTGAAAGTGGGCAACAAGGTGAACATGCTCACCCAGTGGCAGGCCATAGAGTACACCACGAGCCAGAACTTCGACCGGCAGGCCTATGCCGCCATCAATGCCATCACCGTGGTGCCTGGCGCCATAGGCGCCTTCCGCCGCCAGGCCATCATCGATGCCGGCGGGCTCACCACCGACACGCTGGCCGAGGACTGCGACCTCACCATGCGCATCCTCAAGGCCGGCTATGTGATAGGCAACGAGAACCACGCCATAGCCATGACCGAGGCGCCCGAGAAGTTGAGACAGTTTATGAAACAACGCACACGCTGGTGTTTCGGCATCATGCAGACCTTCTGGAAGCACCGCGGCGAAATGTTCAAGCGCCGTTACAAGGGACTGGGGCTGTGGGCGCTGCCCAACATGCTGCTGTTCCAGTTCATCATCCCCACCTTCTCGCCCATTGCCGACCTGCTCATGATACTGGGCCTCTTCACTGGCAACATAGGCAAGGTGCTGCTCTACTACTGCATCTTTCTCGTGGTCGATGCCAGCATCTCGATCATGGCCTACCTCTACGAGCACGAGCGGCTGTGGGGCCTGCTGTGGATCATACCGCAACGGCTGTGCTACCGCTGGATCATGTATGTGGTGCTCTTCGGCAGCTATCTCAAGGCCATCAAGGGCGAGCTGCAGCAGTGGGGCGTGCTCAAGCGCACCGGCACAGTCAAAAACATATAG
- the menA gene encoding 1,4-dihydroxy-2-naphthoate octaprenyltransferase, which yields MKQFKIWLEAVRLRTLPVSLSGVLIALGLAKWNHAFRLAPALLCLAFALLAQVVSNFANEYYDYKSGADKKGRAGFRRGVTEGDIKPAVMRRVMFSLLGLTCLVGLCMLAWVDPGYNYNNWLMLLAVGVLVAVFALAYSAGPYPLSYHALGEVAVFLFYGLVPVIFTYYVVTGTFGPFAVMAGIAIGFMGVNVLLVNNYRDVDDDREAGKRTSVVVFGRQAARLAYLANGFLALGVLAVLWLRIYYTMPLWALLAPVVYINMHFYTWMRLRRSEGAQLNGLLGATARNMLVFTLLLIIPLVVLS from the coding sequence ATGAAACAATTCAAAATATGGCTCGAGGCCGTGCGCCTGCGCACGCTGCCGGTCTCGCTCAGCGGTGTGCTCATCGCCCTGGGACTGGCCAAGTGGAACCATGCTTTCAGGCTGGCGCCGGCCCTGTTGTGCCTTGCCTTTGCCTTGCTGGCCCAGGTGGTGTCGAACTTTGCCAACGAGTACTACGACTACAAGAGCGGTGCCGACAAGAAGGGTCGTGCCGGCTTCCGCCGCGGCGTGACCGAGGGCGACATCAAGCCTGCCGTCATGCGCCGCGTCATGTTCTCGCTCCTGGGTCTCACCTGCCTGGTGGGGCTGTGCATGCTGGCCTGGGTCGACCCTGGCTACAACTACAACAACTGGCTCATGCTCCTGGCTGTGGGCGTGCTGGTGGCCGTCTTCGCGCTGGCCTACAGTGCCGGTCCCTATCCCTTGAGCTATCATGCGCTGGGCGAGGTGGCGGTGTTCCTGTTTTACGGCCTGGTGCCGGTGATTTTTACCTACTATGTCGTGACGGGCACGTTTGGCCCCTTTGCCGTGATGGCAGGCATTGCCATAGGCTTCATGGGCGTGAATGTGCTGCTGGTCAACAACTACCGCGACGTCGACGACGACCGCGAAGCCGGCAAGCGCACCTCGGTGGTGGTGTTCGGCCGGCAGGCCGCCCGGCTGGCCTATCTGGCCAACGGCTTCCTGGCCCTGGGCGTGCTCGCCGTGCTGTGGCTGCGCATCTACTACACCATGCCTCTGTGGGCACTCCTGGCCCCGGTGGTCTACATCAACATGCACTTCTACACCTGGATGCGCCTGCGCCGCAGCGAGGGGGCACAACTCAACGGCCTGCTTGGCGCCACGGCGCGCAACATGCTCGTTTTCACCTTGTTGCTCATCATTCCCCTTGTGGTGCTGTCGTGA
- a CDS encoding exonuclease domain-containing protein, translating to MDDFAAIDFETANGQPSSVCSVGVVVVRGGVIVDECYSLICPEPDYYSWYNTRVHGLTKRDTAQAPAFPEVWAGIAPRIAGLTLVAHNKAFDERCLKAVFRTYGMDYPDYPFACTLAAARRKWKRGTVPNHSLDTIAQLCGFELKRHHNALADAEACAAIAMKIM from the coding sequence ATGGATGACTTTGCAGCAATCGACTTTGAGACGGCCAACGGGCAGCCGTCGAGTGTGTGCTCGGTGGGCGTGGTGGTGGTGCGCGGCGGCGTGATTGTCGACGAGTGCTACAGCCTGATATGCCCTGAGCCCGACTACTACAGCTGGTACAACACGCGCGTGCACGGCCTCACCAAGCGCGACACGGCCCAGGCGCCTGCCTTTCCCGAGGTGTGGGCCGGCATTGCACCGCGCATCGCGGGGCTCACGCTGGTGGCCCACAACAAGGCCTTCGACGAGCGCTGCCTCAAGGCAGTGTTCCGCACCTATGGCATGGATTACCCCGACTACCCCTTTGCCTGCACGCTGGCCGCCGCGCGCCGCAAGTGGAAACGTGGCACTGTGCCCAACCACAGCCTCGACACCATAGCCCAGCTGTGCGGCTTCGAGCTCAAGCGTCATCACAACGCCCTGGCCGACGCCGAGGCCTGTGCCGCCATCGCCATGAAAATCATGTGA